The Kitasatospora sp. NBC_00374 genome has a segment encoding these proteins:
- a CDS encoding SDR family oxidoreductase: MRDHRGTAEHPEEQHVSQQVAVVTGAGSGVGRAVALELAGAGWQLVLAGRRDGPLRETARLGAPTAAVIPTDVTDPAAVDALFAGTAERFGRLDLLFNNAGTFGTPTPVEDLDPAEWRAVVELNLTGAFLCAQGAFRLMKAQRPQGGRIINNGSISAHVPRPHSIAYTATKHAVTGLTRSLSLDGRPYRIACGQIDIGNAATDMTAAMTTGVRQADGRTAPEPTMDVADVARTVRHMAELPLEANVQFATVMATAMPYIGRG, from the coding sequence CTGCGGGATCATCGAGGCACCGCCGAGCACCCCGAGGAGCAGCACGTGTCGCAGCAGGTCGCCGTGGTCACCGGAGCCGGCAGCGGGGTGGGGCGCGCCGTGGCCCTGGAACTCGCGGGGGCCGGCTGGCAGCTCGTCCTGGCCGGCCGCCGCGACGGGCCGCTGCGCGAGACCGCCCGGCTGGGCGCCCCGACCGCGGCCGTGATCCCGACCGACGTCACCGACCCGGCCGCCGTGGACGCGCTCTTCGCCGGGACCGCCGAACGCTTCGGCCGGCTCGACCTGCTCTTCAACAACGCCGGCACCTTCGGCACCCCCACCCCGGTCGAGGACCTGGATCCGGCCGAGTGGCGGGCGGTGGTCGAGCTCAACCTGACCGGCGCGTTCCTCTGCGCGCAGGGCGCGTTCCGGCTGATGAAGGCCCAGCGGCCGCAGGGCGGCCGGATCATCAACAACGGCTCGATCTCCGCCCACGTCCCACGCCCGCACAGCATCGCCTACACCGCCACCAAGCACGCCGTGACCGGCCTCACCAGGTCGCTCTCACTGGACGGCCGTCCCTACCGGATCGCCTGCGGCCAGATCGACATCGGCAACGCGGCCACCGACATGACGGCGGCCATGACCACCGGGGTCCGCCAGGCGGACGGCCGGACGGCGCCCGAGCCCACCATGGACGTGGCCGACGTCGCCCGCACCGTCCGGCACATGGCCGAGCTGCCGCTGGAGGCCAACGTCCAGTTCGCGACGGTGATGGCGACGGCGATGCCGTACATCGGACGCGGCTGA
- a CDS encoding SigE family RNA polymerase sigma factor, producing the protein MDDAELDFEEFASTRARRLFHVAYMMCGDWHQAQDLVQTTLAKMFSIWGRLRRGQDEPGLDAYARKVLLRYYLSHRRLRKSTEIVIAEVPDSPESALSPDLRVTLTAALRLLPPRNRAVVVLRYLEDRSIEEVADLLGMSTGSVKSLNTRSLAKLRGILGGDRELMFLS; encoded by the coding sequence ATGGACGACGCGGAACTCGACTTCGAGGAGTTCGCGAGCACCCGGGCCCGTCGACTGTTTCATGTCGCGTACATGATGTGCGGTGACTGGCACCAGGCCCAGGACCTGGTGCAGACCACCCTCGCCAAGATGTTCTCCATCTGGGGGCGGCTGCGCCGGGGGCAGGACGAGCCGGGCCTCGACGCGTACGCCCGGAAGGTGCTGCTCCGGTACTACCTGTCGCACCGCCGGCTGCGGAAGTCGACCGAGATCGTGATCGCCGAGGTACCGGACTCCCCCGAGTCGGCGCTGAGCCCCGATCTGCGGGTCACCCTCACCGCCGCACTGCGGCTGCTGCCGCCGCGCAACCGCGCGGTGGTGGTCCTGCGGTACCTGGAGGACCGCAGCATCGAGGAGGTCGCCGACCTGCTCGGGATGTCCACCGGCTCCGTCAAGAGCCTCAACACCCGCTCCCTGGCCAAGTTGCGGGGCATTCTGGGCGGCGACCGCGAGCTGATGTTCCTCTCCTGA
- a CDS encoding glycoside hydrolase family 64 protein, whose amino-acid sequence MTKLFRLASALLVLCAAVLGAVGPARAATDYAQGVTAAGEGRVQFWFRPAAPAALVDVHYLVNGASQQNFRMDGAAGTWTKTAGSLPAGAVLDYWFTYEKSGPLYDTPHFSYALGGTTTPPPGGGQGGAGGFPVSFVNNTRGTWSNSQAYVLILGMATPGRWSYLKPDGTLAPISHLDESAPGHLVKNGRTYAAMSFSLAQTSTVTVPARLEGARMYLSLGSPMYIPISPDDSGWGGPDPLNPADPNADVYYDWYEFTYRNGVVPFGGNTTQVDMFGFPVTARLQQSSSGYDQTVGITLTRDQVRSRFGTDVGPAFRGLVDQYRITAPRTSARFRPGGAQAGYLQPAIDAAWAQYADRQFTLTRLGQTFTGRVVGGRLQFTKDGAGPYHLSKPTTADVMACSGALASPGMATVELELGAEFCAALNRGVALDTAQWYTAGAYYPAGVRNDYAGFFHAVGLAGRAYGFAYDDVNDQSTVRILPNADPPSRLTIGLGW is encoded by the coding sequence GTGACCAAGCTCTTCCGCCTCGCCTCAGCGCTGCTCGTGCTCTGCGCAGCCGTGCTGGGGGCCGTCGGCCCGGCCCGGGCCGCCACCGACTACGCCCAGGGCGTCACCGCTGCCGGCGAGGGCCGGGTCCAGTTCTGGTTCAGGCCGGCCGCCCCCGCCGCCCTGGTCGACGTCCACTACCTGGTGAACGGAGCCAGCCAGCAGAACTTCAGGATGGACGGCGCGGCCGGCACCTGGACGAAGACCGCCGGTTCGCTGCCGGCGGGCGCCGTGCTCGACTACTGGTTCACCTACGAGAAGTCCGGCCCGCTCTACGACACCCCGCACTTCTCCTACGCCCTCGGCGGCACGACCACCCCGCCGCCGGGCGGCGGCCAAGGCGGTGCCGGCGGCTTCCCGGTGTCCTTCGTCAACAACACCCGGGGCACCTGGTCCAACAGCCAGGCGTACGTGCTGATCCTGGGCATGGCCACCCCCGGCCGGTGGTCGTACCTCAAGCCGGACGGCACCCTCGCGCCCATCAGCCACCTGGACGAGAGCGCGCCCGGGCACCTGGTCAAGAACGGCCGCACCTACGCCGCGATGTCCTTCTCCCTGGCGCAGACGAGCACCGTGACCGTACCCGCCCGGCTGGAGGGCGCCCGGATGTACCTGTCGCTCGGCTCGCCGATGTACATCCCGATCTCGCCCGACGACTCCGGCTGGGGCGGCCCCGACCCGCTCAACCCGGCCGACCCCAACGCCGACGTGTACTACGACTGGTACGAGTTCACCTACCGCAACGGGGTGGTGCCGTTCGGCGGCAACACCACCCAGGTGGACATGTTCGGCTTCCCCGTCACGGCTCGCCTGCAGCAGAGCTCCAGCGGCTACGACCAGACGGTCGGCATCACCCTGACCCGCGATCAGGTGCGCAGCCGGTTCGGCACCGACGTGGGGCCGGCCTTCCGGGGCCTGGTGGACCAGTACCGGATCACCGCACCGCGCACCTCCGCGCGGTTCCGTCCCGGCGGCGCCCAGGCCGGCTACCTCCAGCCAGCCATCGACGCGGCCTGGGCGCAGTACGCCGACCGGCAGTTCACCCTCACCCGGCTCGGGCAGACCTTCACCGGGCGGGTCGTGGGCGGGCGGCTGCAGTTCACCAAGGACGGCGCCGGCCCGTACCACCTCTCCAAGCCCACCACCGCCGATGTGATGGCCTGCTCCGGAGCCCTGGCCTCGCCCGGAATGGCCACCGTGGAACTGGAGTTGGGTGCGGAGTTCTGCGCGGCGCTCAACCGCGGCGTCGCGCTGGACACCGCGCAGTGGTACACCGCGGGCGCCTACTACCCGGCCGGTGTGAGGAACGACTACGCCGGGTTCTTCCACGCCGTCGGCCTGGCCGGTCGCGCCTACGGATTCGCCTACGACGACGTCAACGACCAGAGTACGGTCAGGATCCTCCCGAACGCGGACCCGCCCTCCCGCCTGACCATCGGGCTCGGCTGGTAG
- a CDS encoding ammonium transporter codes for MLLAESSSGLDTGDTAWLLASTALVLLMTPGLALFYGGMVRSKSTLNMIMMSFVSIAVVTVVWLLAGYSLAFGADAGGWGLIGGLEHLGMTGITPTSLTGHVPTLLFATFQLTFAIITAALISGAIADRARFGAWVAFTAVWTLLVYVPVAHWVFAPGGWILTRLGALDFAGGTVVEVNCGASGLALALVLGPRLGFRKEAMRPHSLPLVLLGAGLLWFGWFGFNSGSALGANGLAAAALLNTQAAGCTGLLGWLLVEKRRDGHATTLGAASGAVAGLVAVTPSCGSVDLLGALVIGLAAGVVCSYAVSWKFRFGFDDSLDVVGVHLVAGVIGTVLIGLFATATMTGGAAGLLHGGGLGQLGRQLVAVLAVGAYAFAMTYGIGKAIDRLMGFRASPEHELTGLDLAVHAETAYDHGVLGHGTTGAHATVLTHSSDRTPAT; via the coding sequence ATGCTGCTCGCCGAATCCTCGTCCGGTCTCGACACCGGCGACACCGCCTGGCTGCTGGCCAGCACCGCCCTGGTCCTGCTGATGACCCCGGGCCTCGCGCTCTTCTACGGCGGCATGGTCCGCAGCAAGAGCACGCTCAACATGATCATGATGAGCTTCGTCTCGATCGCCGTGGTCACCGTGGTCTGGCTGCTGGCCGGCTACTCGCTCGCCTTCGGGGCGGACGCCGGCGGCTGGGGCCTGATCGGCGGCCTGGAGCACCTCGGGATGACCGGGATCACCCCGACCAGCCTCACCGGCCATGTGCCGACCCTGCTCTTCGCCACCTTCCAGCTCACCTTCGCGATCATCACCGCCGCGCTGATCAGCGGAGCCATCGCGGACCGGGCCCGGTTCGGCGCCTGGGTGGCCTTCACCGCCGTCTGGACGCTGCTGGTCTACGTCCCGGTCGCGCACTGGGTGTTCGCCCCCGGCGGCTGGATCCTCACCCGGCTGGGCGCGCTGGACTTCGCCGGCGGCACCGTGGTCGAGGTGAACTGCGGCGCGAGCGGCCTGGCCCTGGCCCTGGTGCTCGGCCCGCGCCTGGGCTTCAGGAAGGAGGCGATGCGGCCGCACAGCCTGCCGCTGGTGCTGCTCGGCGCCGGCCTGCTCTGGTTCGGCTGGTTCGGCTTCAACTCCGGTTCGGCGCTGGGCGCCAACGGTCTCGCGGCGGCGGCACTGCTCAACACCCAGGCGGCCGGCTGCACCGGCCTGCTCGGCTGGCTGCTGGTGGAGAAGCGCCGGGACGGCCACGCCACCACGCTCGGCGCGGCCTCCGGCGCGGTGGCCGGCCTGGTCGCCGTCACGCCCTCCTGCGGCAGCGTGGACCTGCTCGGCGCGCTGGTGATCGGCCTGGCCGCGGGTGTGGTCTGCTCGTACGCCGTGAGCTGGAAGTTCCGCTTCGGCTTCGACGACTCGCTGGACGTGGTCGGTGTCCACCTGGTGGCCGGGGTCATCGGCACCGTACTGATCGGACTGTTCGCCACCGCCACCATGACCGGCGGCGCGGCCGGCCTGCTGCACGGCGGCGGCCTCGGCCAGCTCGGCCGGCAGCTGGTCGCGGTCCTGGCGGTCGGCGCGTACGCGTTCGCCATGACCTACGGCATCGGGAAGGCGATCGACCGGCTGATGGGCTTCCGGGCCTCGCCCGAGCACGAACTGACGGGTCTCGACCTCGCCGTGCACGCCGAGACCGCGTACGATCACGGCGTCCTGGGCCACGGCACCACCGGGGCCCACGCCACCGTGCTCACGCACTCGTCCGACAGGACTCCCGCGACATGA
- a CDS encoding M4 family metallopeptidase, with protein MSRHTHVRTSLAALAATTALLVTGFPVVAAQAAPSAPSPVAPAGQAAALAAAGQQSAALAQTLGLGSQEKLVVKDAFRDADGSQHFRYERTYGGLPVLGGDMVVHQTSAGTVKSVDRASEASLNGVGTTPALAAPKAQATALAAEAGSSLQTAPRLVVWAADGSPRLAWETVVSSTEADGTPSKLHVVTDASTGTVIHKFEGVQTGTGQGVFVGNVTIGTTLSGSTYQMKDNTRGGMYTTNLNNGTSGAGTLFTKSTDTWGNGQASNKESAAVDAHFGVSATWDYYKNTFGRNGIRNDGVGAYSRVHYGQNYVNAFWDDSCFCMTYGDGSGNNAPLTELDVAGHEMSHGVTAATANLNYSGESGGLNEATSDIFGTMVEFYANIPSDNPDYLIGELININGDGTPLRYMDKPSKDGASADSWSSTVGNKDVHYSSGVANHFFYLLSEGSGAKVINGVSYNSPTLNNITVTGIGRDKAAAVWYRALTTYMTSTTNYAAARTATLNAATDLYGAGSAEYTAVATAWAAVNVGTVTPPSSPVVTNPGNQVTLVNSAVNLQISASGGTGALTYTATGLPAGLSINASTGKITGTVTTAGTSNVTVTAKDTANKTGTTSFTWTVNTTGGTCTPAQLLGNAGFETGTAAPWTVTSGVVDNSASQASHTGSWKAWLNGYGSAHTDSAAQTVTIPVGCKATLSYWLHIDTAETTTTTAYDKLTVTVNGTTVASYSNLNKATGYVQKTVDLSSYAGQSVTVKFNGVEDSSLQTSFVIDDTAINTSN; from the coding sequence TTGTCCCGTCACACCCATGTCCGGACGAGTCTGGCCGCCCTCGCCGCCACCACCGCGCTGCTGGTGACCGGCTTCCCCGTGGTCGCCGCGCAGGCCGCGCCGAGCGCCCCGTCCCCCGTCGCGCCCGCCGGCCAGGCCGCCGCCCTCGCCGCCGCCGGCCAGCAGAGCGCCGCGCTGGCGCAGACCCTCGGCCTCGGCAGCCAGGAGAAGCTGGTCGTCAAGGACGCGTTCCGCGACGCCGACGGCAGCCAGCACTTCCGCTACGAGCGCACCTACGGCGGACTCCCGGTGCTCGGCGGCGACATGGTGGTGCACCAGACCTCCGCCGGCACGGTGAAGAGCGTCGACCGGGCCTCCGAGGCCTCGCTGAACGGCGTCGGCACCACCCCGGCGCTGGCCGCCCCGAAGGCGCAGGCCACCGCGCTGGCCGCGGAGGCCGGCTCCAGCCTGCAGACCGCCCCGCGCCTGGTCGTCTGGGCCGCCGACGGCTCGCCGCGCCTGGCCTGGGAGACCGTGGTCTCCAGCACCGAGGCGGACGGCACGCCGAGCAAGCTGCACGTCGTCACCGACGCGAGCACCGGCACCGTCATCCACAAGTTCGAGGGCGTGCAGACCGGCACCGGCCAGGGCGTCTTCGTCGGCAACGTCACCATCGGCACCACGCTGTCGGGTTCGACGTACCAGATGAAGGACAACACCCGCGGTGGGATGTACACCACCAACCTGAACAACGGGACGTCCGGCGCCGGCACCCTCTTCACCAAGTCGACCGACACCTGGGGCAACGGGCAGGCCAGCAACAAGGAGTCCGCCGCCGTCGACGCCCACTTCGGCGTCTCGGCGACCTGGGACTACTACAAGAACACCTTCGGCCGCAACGGCATCCGCAACGACGGTGTCGGCGCCTACAGCCGCGTCCACTACGGCCAGAACTACGTCAACGCGTTCTGGGACGACAGCTGCTTCTGCATGACCTACGGTGACGGCTCGGGCAACAACGCCCCGCTGACCGAGCTGGACGTGGCCGGCCACGAGATGAGCCACGGCGTCACCGCCGCCACGGCCAACCTCAACTACTCCGGCGAGTCCGGCGGCCTGAACGAGGCCACCTCGGACATCTTCGGCACCATGGTCGAGTTCTACGCCAACATCCCGTCGGACAACCCCGACTACCTGATCGGCGAGCTCATCAACATCAACGGGGACGGCACGCCGCTCCGTTACATGGACAAGCCGTCGAAGGACGGGGCCTCCGCCGACAGCTGGTCCTCGACCGTCGGCAACAAGGACGTCCACTACTCGTCCGGCGTCGCCAACCACTTCTTCTACCTGCTGTCCGAGGGCAGCGGCGCGAAGGTGATCAACGGCGTCAGCTACAACAGCCCGACGCTCAACAACATCACCGTCACCGGCATCGGCCGGGACAAGGCGGCCGCGGTCTGGTACCGCGCGCTGACCACCTACATGACCTCCACCACCAACTACGCCGCCGCGCGGACCGCGACCCTGAACGCGGCGACCGACCTGTACGGCGCGGGCAGCGCCGAGTACACGGCCGTCGCCACCGCCTGGGCCGCCGTCAACGTCGGCACCGTGACCCCGCCGAGCTCGCCCGTGGTCACCAACCCGGGCAACCAGGTCACCCTGGTCAACTCCGCGGTGAACCTGCAGATCTCGGCCTCCGGCGGCACCGGCGCGCTGACCTACACGGCCACCGGCCTGCCGGCCGGCCTGTCGATCAACGCCTCCACCGGCAAGATCACCGGCACCGTGACCACCGCGGGCACCTCCAACGTGACGGTCACCGCCAAGGACACCGCCAACAAGACCGGCACCACCAGCTTCACCTGGACGGTCAACACCACCGGCGGCACCTGCACCCCGGCGCAGCTGCTCGGCAACGCGGGCTTCGAGACCGGCACCGCCGCGCCGTGGACCGTCACCAGCGGCGTGGTCGACAACAGCGCCTCGCAGGCCTCGCACACCGGCTCCTGGAAGGCCTGGCTGAACGGCTACGGCTCCGCCCACACGGACTCCGCCGCGCAGACGGTGACCATCCCGGTGGGCTGCAAGGCCACCCTCAGCTACTGGCTGCACATCGACACGGCGGAGACCACCACCACCACCGCGTACGACAAGCTGACCGTCACGGTCAACGGCACCACGGTCGCCTCGTACTCGAACCTCAACAAGGCCACCGGGTACGTCCAGAAGACGGTCGACCTGTCCTCCTACGCGGGCCAGTCGGTGACCGTGAAGTTCAACGGCGTCGAGGACTCCTCGCTGCAGACGAGCTTCGTGATCGACGACACCGCGATCAACACCAGCAACTGA
- a CDS encoding P-II family nitrogen regulator has translation MKLITAVVKPFKLDEVKTALQEIGVHGLTVTEASGYGRQHGHTEVYRGAEYRIDLVPKVRIEVVVEDEDAEPVMEAIVAAARTGKIGDGKVWSVPVEGIVRVRTGERGPDAV, from the coding sequence ATGAAGCTGATCACCGCCGTCGTCAAGCCGTTCAAGCTGGACGAGGTCAAGACCGCGCTGCAGGAGATCGGGGTGCACGGACTGACCGTCACCGAGGCCAGCGGGTACGGCCGCCAGCACGGGCACACCGAGGTCTACCGCGGCGCCGAGTACCGGATCGACCTGGTGCCCAAGGTGCGGATCGAGGTGGTGGTCGAGGACGAGGACGCCGAGCCGGTGATGGAGGCGATCGTGGCCGCCGCCCGGACCGGGAAGATCGGCGACGGCAAGGTCTGGTCCGTGCCGGTGGAGGGGATCGTCCGGGTCAGGACCGGCGAGCGCGGGCCGGACGCGGTCTGA
- a CDS encoding carbohydrate-binding module family 20 domain-containing protein: MVTNSPTSRPARAAGALTAAAALALSVGAGLSLAPTAAASPPGGGKDVTATLFEWKFDSVAKACTDTLGPKGYGFVEVSPPQEHIQGSQWWTSYQPVSYRIAGRLGDRAAFQSMVSTCHAAGVKVIADSVINHMSAGSGTGTGGTVYSKYNYPGYYQDQDFHSCRSAISNYGDRSNVQNCELVNLSDLNTGSTYVQQTIANYLSDLLSIGVDGFRIDAAKHIAAADLSGIKSRMSNPNAYWVQEVIYGAGEPIQPSEYTGTGDVDEFRSGTWLKSAFDGGRIADLSSWGSGLLGSGQARTFVDNWDTERNGSTLTYKYGNSYTLANVFMLASPYGSPNVYSGYAFTGHDDGPPNGGAVNACYQDGWNCTHAWRQVANMVGFRNAVSGTALTNWWSNGNNAIAFGRGGKGYVAINHENGAITQTFQTSLPAGSYCDVQHGDPVAGGGCTGTSYSVGTDGKFTATVGAGDAVALYVGASGGGTTASPSPTPSAATGASFAVNATTVLGQNIFVVGNNAALGNWDTTKALPLSSAAYPVWKLDLALPAGTAFEYKYIRKEANGAVTWESGSNRTATVPSSGKVALNDTWRS, encoded by the coding sequence GTGGTCACCAATTCCCCCACCTCCCGCCCCGCCCGCGCCGCCGGCGCGCTCACCGCCGCGGCGGCCCTCGCGCTGTCGGTCGGCGCCGGGCTCTCGCTGGCGCCGACCGCGGCGGCCAGCCCGCCCGGCGGCGGCAAGGACGTCACCGCCACCCTGTTCGAGTGGAAGTTCGACTCGGTGGCGAAGGCCTGCACCGACACGCTCGGCCCCAAGGGCTACGGCTTCGTCGAGGTCTCCCCACCCCAGGAGCACATCCAGGGATCCCAGTGGTGGACCTCCTACCAGCCCGTCAGCTACCGGATCGCCGGCCGGCTCGGCGACCGGGCCGCGTTCCAGTCCATGGTGAGCACCTGCCACGCCGCCGGCGTCAAGGTGATCGCCGACTCGGTGATCAACCACATGTCGGCCGGCTCCGGCACCGGCACCGGCGGCACCGTCTACAGCAAGTACAACTACCCCGGGTACTACCAGGACCAGGACTTCCACTCCTGCCGCAGCGCCATCTCCAACTACGGCGACCGCAGCAACGTGCAGAACTGCGAGCTGGTCAACCTCTCCGACCTCAACACCGGCAGCACGTACGTCCAGCAGACCATCGCCAACTACCTGAGCGACCTGCTCTCGATCGGCGTCGACGGTTTCCGGATCGACGCGGCCAAGCACATCGCCGCCGCCGACCTCTCGGGCATCAAGTCCAGGATGAGCAACCCGAACGCGTACTGGGTGCAGGAGGTCATCTACGGGGCCGGCGAGCCGATCCAGCCGAGCGAGTACACCGGCACCGGCGACGTCGACGAGTTCCGCTCCGGCACCTGGCTGAAGAGCGCCTTCGACGGCGGCCGGATCGCCGACCTCTCCTCCTGGGGCTCCGGCCTGCTCGGCAGCGGCCAGGCCCGCACCTTCGTCGACAACTGGGACACCGAGCGCAACGGCTCCACCCTGACCTACAAGTACGGCAACAGCTACACCCTGGCCAACGTCTTCATGCTGGCCTCCCCGTACGGCTCGCCCAACGTCTACTCCGGTTACGCCTTCACCGGCCACGACGACGGCCCGCCGAACGGCGGCGCCGTCAACGCCTGCTACCAGGACGGCTGGAACTGCACCCACGCCTGGCGGCAGGTCGCCAACATGGTCGGCTTCCGCAACGCGGTGTCCGGCACGGCGCTGACCAACTGGTGGTCCAACGGCAACAACGCCATCGCGTTCGGGCGCGGCGGCAAGGGCTATGTGGCGATCAACCACGAGAACGGTGCGATCACCCAGACCTTCCAGACCTCGCTCCCGGCCGGCAGCTACTGCGACGTGCAGCACGGCGACCCGGTCGCGGGCGGCGGCTGCACCGGGACCAGCTACAGCGTGGGCACGGACGGGAAGTTCACCGCCACCGTCGGCGCGGGCGACGCGGTCGCCCTGTACGTCGGCGCGAGCGGCGGCGGCACCACGGCGTCGCCCAGCCCGACCCCGTCGGCCGCCACCGGGGCCTCGTTCGCCGTGAACGCCACCACGGTCCTCGGGCAGAACATCTTCGTGGTGGGCAACAACGCGGCCCTCGGGAACTGGGACACCACCAAGGCGCTGCCGCTGTCCTCGGCGGCCTACCCGGTCTGGAAGCTCGACCTGGCGCTGCCGGCCGGTACCGCCTTCGAGTACAAGTACATCCGCAAGGAGGCGAACGGCGCGGTGACCTGGGAGAGCGGCTCCAACCGCACCGCCACCGTCCCGTCGAGCGGCAAGGTCGCCCTGAACGACACCTGGCGCAGCTGA
- a CDS encoding carbohydrate-binding protein: MRHRPPRLRLLFAALGLAGLLAGGLAGQFDPAQAAVPAPGGWTQVFADDFNGPAGTGVNTATWQYTTGTSYPGGPAGFGTGEVETMTSSTANVALDGSGNLRITPVRNAAGQWTSGRIETNRTDFQPPAGGKLRVEARLQMPNVTGAAAKGYWPAFWMLGAPYRGNYWNWPSIGEIDIMENVQGINNEWATLHCGTSPGGVCNETTGIGGQRACGPGTCQSGFHTYTVEWDRSTSPEQLRWYLDGAQFHTVNASQMDAGTWAAATGHGFFLILNVAMGGAFPAAFGGGPDGATASGVPMVVDYVGVWQSGTGTPTPTPTPSPTPTGTPSTPPPGGHRDAYAPIQAESFDGQGGTATEACAEGGQDIGSLANGDWALYRGVDFGSTPARQFLGRVASGAAGGVSGLVEVRLDSRTSAPVGSFAVANTGGWQSWRTVPANISGVTGTHDVYLTFTSGQGADFVNVNWFDFGH; this comes from the coding sequence ATGCGGCACCGACCACCACGTCTCCGCCTCCTGTTCGCCGCGCTCGGCCTCGCCGGGCTGCTGGCCGGCGGGCTGGCCGGCCAGTTCGACCCCGCGCAGGCCGCGGTCCCGGCGCCCGGCGGCTGGACCCAGGTCTTCGCGGACGACTTCAACGGGCCCGCGGGCACCGGCGTCAACACCGCCACCTGGCAGTACACCACCGGCACCTCCTACCCCGGCGGCCCGGCCGGCTTCGGCACCGGCGAGGTCGAGACGATGACCTCCAGCACCGCGAACGTGGCCCTCGACGGCTCCGGCAACCTGCGCATCACCCCGGTCCGCAACGCCGCCGGGCAGTGGACCTCCGGCCGGATCGAGACCAACCGCACCGACTTCCAGCCCCCGGCCGGCGGAAAGCTCAGAGTCGAGGCCCGGCTCCAGATGCCGAACGTCACCGGGGCGGCGGCCAAGGGCTACTGGCCCGCGTTCTGGATGCTCGGCGCGCCCTACCGGGGCAACTACTGGAACTGGCCGAGCATCGGCGAGATCGACATCATGGAGAACGTCCAGGGCATCAACAACGAGTGGGCCACCCTGCACTGCGGCACCAGCCCGGGCGGCGTCTGCAACGAGACCACCGGCATCGGCGGCCAGCGCGCCTGCGGGCCCGGCACCTGCCAGAGCGGCTTCCACACCTACACCGTCGAGTGGGATCGCAGCACCAGCCCCGAGCAGCTGCGCTGGTACCTGGACGGCGCGCAGTTCCACACCGTCAACGCCAGCCAGATGGACGCCGGCACCTGGGCGGCCGCCACCGGGCACGGCTTCTTCCTGATCCTCAACGTCGCGATGGGCGGCGCCTTCCCGGCGGCCTTCGGCGGCGGTCCGGACGGGGCCACGGCCTCCGGCGTGCCGATGGTGGTCGACTACGTCGGGGTCTGGCAGTCCGGCACCGGCACCCCGACACCCACACCGACCCCGAGCCCCACCCCGACGGGCACCCCCAGCACCCCGCCGCCGGGCGGCCACCGGGACGCGTACGCGCCGATCCAGGCCGAGTCCTTCGACGGCCAGGGCGGCACCGCCACCGAGGCCTGCGCCGAGGGCGGCCAGGACATCGGCTCGCTGGCCAACGGCGACTGGGCGCTCTACCGCGGCGTCGACTTCGGTTCGACGCCCGCCCGGCAGTTCCTCGGCCGGGTGGCGAGCGGCGCGGCGGGCGGCGTCAGCGGCCTGGTCGAGGTCCGGCTCGACAGCCGTACCAGCGCCCCCGTCGGCTCCTTCGCCGTCGCCAACACCGGCGGCTGGCAGAGCTGGCGTACCGTCCCCGCCAACATCAGCGGCGTCACCGGCACCCACGACGTCTACCTGACCTTCACCAGCGGCCAGGGCGCCGACTTCGTCAACGTCAACTGGTTCGACTTCGGCCACTGA